Genomic window (Thermodesulfobacteriota bacterium):
CCATGGCCATGAAAATCAGTCCCAGGTGATCTGCTTCATTTTCCTGAAGGCGGCTGTAGGGCATTAATATGCCATACTGGGCGCCCAATCCGTAAGCGGCCATCCAAAGCTGCAGTGTTGCGCTGGATTTTGTTTTCAGCGCTTCGGAAAGGGCAATGCCACCCATTTCTGCAAGAAGCCCCTGGCTCATCCGCTCATTGCCGTGCTTGGCTACTGCATGCGCGATTTCATGACCTATAACCACCGCTAGGCCGGTTTCGTCCTGCGTATAGGGAAGAATGCCGGTGTAAACAACCACCTTTCCCCCGGGCATACACCATGCGTTCACTTCTTTGTTCTCCACCAGGTTGAATTCCCAGGCATAATTTTTCAGCTCTTCCTTCATATTGTTCTGGGTGAGATACATTTCTACCGCTCGCTGAATGCGGACACCGGCTTCTCTGACCATATTCACTTTTTCCGTATCTTTGCTCAACTTGTTTTGATCCAGAAACTTGTTGTATTCCTGAAGGCTCATGGAAAGCATAGAGGAATCCGGAACCAGATTGAGCTGCTGTCTGCCGGTGATGGGAACCGTGGTACATGCCGTCAGGATGAAGCAGATTAGCGTGATGAGTGATATTTTAATCCTACACATGGTATTTCTCTTTTCAGTTGCGTTTTGGCTCAGAAG
Coding sequences:
- a CDS encoding M48 family metallopeptidase, with amino-acid sequence MCRIKISLITLICFILTACTTVPITGRQQLNLVPDSSMLSMSLQEYNKFLDQNKLSKDTEKVNMVREAGVRIQRAVEMYLTQNNMKEELKNYAWEFNLVENKEVNAWCMPGGKVVVYTGILPYTQDETGLAVVIGHEIAHAVAKHGNERMSQGLLAEMGGIALSEALKTKSSATLQLWMAAYGLGAQYGILMPYSRLQENEADHLGLIFMAMAGYDPNATVPFWQRMSAQKGGSAPPEFLSTHPSDNTRIKNIQSLIPDAMKYYKQK